A stretch of the Rhizomicrobium sp. genome encodes the following:
- a CDS encoding P-loop NTPase gives MTHLTAIGSGKGGTGKTLIAVSLAHAFAHQGERVLLCDADLGLSNAGVHLGLSETGDLAGLIAGRKMLKDAVVRVASGPHVSFDLLAAPSGSGAFANASEAAVEALVSILARAAQYDRVLIDLGAGVDAAVMSFAAHADDVLLIVTPDPASLTDAYAFAKLLLRRTTSRVPQILVNQALNATEGRRVAEALIASANAFLKRSPDYLGFVPCDARVADAVRRQSPLLTLFPQAPAAVAIENIARRLHGEAPAPFAATGLR, from the coding sequence ATGACCCATCTCACCGCCATCGGCTCGGGCAAGGGCGGAACCGGCAAGACGCTGATCGCGGTCAGCCTGGCGCATGCCTTCGCGCATCAGGGCGAGCGCGTGTTGCTGTGCGACGCCGATCTGGGGCTGTCCAATGCCGGCGTGCATCTGGGTTTGAGCGAGACCGGCGATCTCGCCGGACTGATCGCAGGCCGCAAGATGCTGAAGGACGCCGTGGTGCGCGTCGCCAGCGGGCCGCATGTGAGTTTCGATCTTCTCGCGGCGCCGTCCGGTTCCGGCGCGTTCGCCAATGCGAGCGAAGCGGCGGTGGAAGCGCTCGTTTCGATCCTGGCGCGGGCGGCGCAATACGACCGCGTGCTGATCGACCTGGGCGCCGGGGTCGACGCCGCCGTCATGAGCTTCGCGGCCCATGCCGACGACGTCCTTCTGATCGTGACGCCCGATCCGGCCTCGCTCACCGACGCTTACGCATTTGCGAAGCTTTTGTTGCGGCGCACCACCAGCCGTGTGCCACAGATCCTGGTGAATCAAGCGCTCAACGCCACCGAAGGACGCCGCGTCGCCGAAGCACTGATCGCGTCGGCCAACGCCTTCCTCAAGCGCAGTCCCGATTATCTGGGCTTTGTCCCCTGCGACGCGCGCGTAGCGGACGCGGTGCGCCGGCAGAGCCCGCTCCTCACCCTGTTCCCGCAAGCACCGGCCGCCGTGGCGATCGAGAACATCGCGCGCCGCCTGCATGGCGAGGCACCTGCGCCGTTTGCCGCGACGGGCCTGCGTTAA
- the flhA gene encoding flagellar biosynthesis protein FlhA, whose protein sequence is MADVTTAASPASGFGLNLATLADILKRSDLALAIGIMAILVVLLLPLPPWLLDICLALSLSFSILILMTAVFIRKPLEFSSFPTILLITTMMRLALNLASTRLILGHGSEGTAASGYVIQAFGKLIMGGNFIIGLIVFAILVLVNFVVITKGSGRIAEVAARFSLDAMPGKQMAVDADLSAGLIDEKEAKRRRKDLEAESNFFGAMDGASKFVRGDAIAGLMIVAINVIGGIIIAVAQKGMSFVDASQTFTLLTVGDGLVSQMPALIVSTAAGLMVSKAGVEGATDKALMAQLSFYPQALGMAAAVMGIIGVLPGMPTFVFMGLAAGAGSLAYFAYKKKDATEFQARAEEAKANGEDKAKEEPISTALALDLLRVELGYGLLPLINDVKGHRITDQIKALRRQLATEMGFVMPAVRILDNMQLGANEYRIRVKEVDAGRGDLYPGSLLVMDPRGLPIDLPGTHTTEPAFGLPATWINAALREEASFKGLTVVDPGTVLTTHLTEVLKSHMAELLSYAETKKLLDDLPPENKKLVDELIPSQISVTGVQRVLQTLLNERVSIRDLPAVLEGIAEAVGHTKNAMYITEHVRARLARQLCHANLAPGGYLPLIALSPAWEQAFAESIVGQGEDRQLAMAPSQLQAFIQSVRDRFDEASGKGEVPVLLTSPQIRPFVRSIVERFRSQTVVMSQSEIHASVKLRTMGQV, encoded by the coding sequence ATGGCTGACGTCACCACCGCCGCATCGCCCGCCTCCGGCTTCGGGCTGAATCTCGCGACGCTCGCCGACATCCTCAAGCGCTCCGACCTGGCGCTCGCCATCGGGATCATGGCGATCCTCGTCGTGCTGCTGCTGCCGCTGCCGCCCTGGCTGCTCGACATCTGCCTGGCGCTGTCGCTGTCGTTCTCGATCCTGATCCTCATGACGGCGGTGTTCATCCGCAAGCCGCTCGAGTTCAGCTCGTTCCCCACCATCCTGCTGATCACCACGATGATGCGGCTGGCGCTCAACCTCGCCTCGACGCGGCTGATCCTCGGGCACGGCTCGGAAGGCACTGCCGCCTCCGGCTATGTCATCCAGGCCTTCGGCAAGCTCATCATGGGCGGCAATTTCATCATCGGCCTGATCGTCTTCGCGATCCTGGTGCTGGTGAACTTCGTCGTCATCACCAAGGGTTCGGGGCGCATCGCGGAAGTCGCGGCGCGCTTCAGCCTCGACGCGATGCCCGGCAAGCAGATGGCGGTCGACGCCGACCTGTCGGCCGGCCTGATCGATGAGAAGGAGGCCAAGCGCCGCCGCAAGGACCTGGAGGCCGAGAGCAATTTCTTCGGCGCGATGGACGGCGCCAGCAAGTTCGTGCGCGGCGATGCGATCGCCGGCCTGATGATCGTCGCGATCAACGTGATCGGCGGCATCATCATCGCGGTGGCGCAGAAGGGCATGAGCTTCGTCGATGCCTCGCAGACCTTCACGCTGCTGACGGTGGGCGACGGCCTGGTCAGCCAGATGCCGGCGCTGATCGTCTCGACCGCGGCGGGCCTGATGGTCTCCAAGGCGGGCGTCGAAGGCGCCACCGACAAGGCGCTGATGGCGCAGCTCTCCTTCTACCCCCAGGCGCTCGGCATGGCCGCCGCGGTGATGGGCATCATCGGCGTACTGCCCGGCATGCCGACCTTCGTGTTCATGGGCCTCGCCGCCGGCGCCGGCAGCCTCGCCTATTTCGCCTACAAGAAGAAGGACGCAACCGAATTCCAGGCGCGCGCCGAGGAGGCGAAGGCCAACGGCGAAGACAAGGCCAAGGAGGAGCCGATCTCGACCGCGCTGGCGCTCGACCTGCTGCGCGTCGAGCTGGGCTATGGCCTGCTGCCGCTGATCAACGACGTGAAGGGCCATCGCATCACCGACCAGATCAAGGCGTTGCGCCGCCAGCTCGCCACCGAGATGGGCTTCGTGATGCCGGCGGTGCGCATCCTCGACAACATGCAGTTGGGCGCCAACGAGTATCGCATCCGCGTCAAGGAAGTGGATGCGGGACGCGGCGACCTCTATCCCGGCTCGCTCCTGGTCATGGATCCGCGCGGCCTTCCGATCGACCTGCCCGGCACGCACACCACCGAGCCGGCCTTCGGCCTGCCCGCGACCTGGATCAACGCCGCGCTGCGCGAGGAGGCGAGCTTCAAGGGCCTCACCGTGGTCGATCCCGGCACCGTGCTGACCACGCATCTGACCGAGGTGCTCAAGTCGCACATGGCGGAGCTGCTGTCCTATGCCGAAACCAAGAAGCTGCTGGACGACCTGCCGCCCGAGAACAAGAAGCTGGTCGACGAGCTGATCCCGTCGCAGATCTCGGTCACCGGCGTGCAGCGCGTGCTGCAGACCCTGCTCAACGAACGTGTCTCGATTCGGGACTTGCCCGCGGTCCTGGAAGGCATTGCCGAGGCGGTCGGCCACACCAAGAACGCCATGTACATCACCGAGCATGTCCGCGCCCGGCTGGCGCGCCAGCTCTGCCACGCGAACCTCGCGCCCGGCGGCTATCTGCCGCTGATCGCGCTGTCGCCAGCCTGGGAGCAGGCATTTGCCGAATCCATCGTCGGACAGGGCGAAGACCGCCAGCTCGCCATGGCGCCGTCGCAGCTCCAGGCTTTCATCCAGTCGGTGCGCGACCGCTTCGACGAGGCGAGCGGCAAGGGCGAGGTGCCCGTGCTGCTGACCAGCCCGCAGATCCGGCCCTTTGTGCGCTCCATCGTGGAGCGCTTCCGGTCGCAGACCGTTGTGATGTCGCAGAGCGAGATCCATGCTTCGGTGAAGCTGCGCACCATGGGACAGGTATAG
- a CDS encoding sigma-54 dependent transcriptional regulator, protein MRLLIVGQLQGQLSTATKIAMDRGAKVTHAIDIEQALASLRGGKGADLVLCDVKCDIALLVRGLSTERICTPVVACGINTDARSAVDAIRAGAKEYLPLPPDPELIAAVLAAVADESHQMIFEDEAMEAVISLADQVAPSEASILITGESGTGKEVMARYIHRKSQRADRAFISVNCAAIPENLLESELFGHEKGAFTGAIARRIGKFEEANGGTLLLDEISEMDARLQAKLLRAIQEREIDRVGGTKPVKVDIRIIATSNRDLADAVKHGIFREDLFYRLNVVNLRLPALRERPKDIQALARHFAHKYAQANGVAYRPIAPVTERLLAGHPWRGNVRELENTIHRAVLLASGPDIQPEAIRLPDGTQVAHGRPGDLPAPVQAAVSNAVAVTRGLVGRTVADVERDLILDTLDHCLGNRTHAANILGISIRTLRNKLREYSQSGLAIPSHGEQRVVNG, encoded by the coding sequence ATGCGTCTACTCATCGTCGGCCAGCTCCAAGGGCAGCTCAGCACCGCCACCAAGATCGCGATGGATCGCGGCGCCAAGGTCACGCACGCCATCGATATCGAGCAGGCCCTTGCCAGCCTGCGCGGCGGCAAGGGCGCCGACCTCGTGCTCTGCGACGTCAAATGCGACATCGCGCTCCTGGTGCGCGGGCTGTCGACGGAGCGCATCTGCACCCCGGTCGTCGCCTGCGGCATCAACACCGACGCGCGCAGCGCGGTCGATGCGATCCGCGCCGGCGCCAAGGAATACCTGCCGCTGCCGCCCGATCCCGAGCTGATCGCCGCCGTCCTCGCCGCCGTGGCGGACGAAAGCCACCAGATGATCTTCGAGGACGAGGCGATGGAGGCGGTGATCTCCCTCGCCGACCAGGTCGCGCCGTCGGAAGCCTCTATCCTGATCACGGGCGAGAGCGGCACCGGCAAGGAGGTGATGGCACGCTACATCCACCGCAAGTCGCAGCGCGCCGACAGGGCCTTCATCTCGGTCAACTGCGCCGCGATCCCCGAAAACCTCCTCGAATCCGAATTGTTCGGCCATGAGAAGGGCGCTTTCACCGGCGCCATCGCCCGGCGCATCGGCAAGTTCGAAGAAGCCAATGGCGGCACGCTGCTGCTGGACGAAATCAGCGAGATGGATGCCCGGCTGCAGGCCAAGCTGCTGCGCGCGATCCAGGAGCGCGAGATCGACCGCGTCGGCGGCACCAAGCCGGTCAAGGTCGACATCCGGATCATCGCGACCTCCAACCGCGACCTCGCCGATGCGGTGAAGCACGGCATCTTCCGCGAGGACCTGTTCTATCGCCTGAACGTCGTGAACCTGCGGCTGCCCGCCCTGCGTGAGCGGCCGAAGGACATCCAGGCGCTGGCGCGGCACTTCGCGCACAAATACGCCCAGGCCAACGGCGTCGCCTATCGCCCGATCGCGCCGGTGACCGAGCGCCTGCTGGCCGGACATCCCTGGCGCGGCAATGTCCGCGAACTCGAGAACACCATCCATCGCGCCGTGCTGCTGGCGAGCGGGCCCGACATCCAGCCCGAGGCGATCCGCCTGCCGGACGGCACGCAGGTGGCCCATGGCCGCCCCGGCGACCTGCCGGCGCCGGTGCAGGCGGCGGTGAGCAACGCGGTGGCGGTGACGCGCGGCCTGGTCGGCCGCACGGTGGCCGACGTCGAGCGCGACCTGATCCTCGACACGCTGGACCATTGCCTGGGCAACCGGACGCATGCCGCGAACATCCTGGGCATCTCGATCCGCACGCTGCGCAACAAGCTGCGGGAATATTCGCAGTCCGGCCTGGCGATCCCGAGCCATGGCGAGCAGCGCGTGGTGAACGGGTGA
- the fliN gene encoding flagellar motor switch protein FliN — translation MAPNDVDLPDLGHEGRGASAALLTGDSSQDAEIKRTAQDLEAVFDVPVTVSAVLGKSSMEVSQLLKLGKGTVVELDRKVGEAIDIYVNDRLVARGEVVLVEDRLGVTMTEIIKAGQS, via the coding sequence ATGGCCCCCAATGATGTCGACCTGCCCGATCTGGGACATGAAGGGCGCGGCGCCAGCGCCGCCCTGCTGACCGGCGACAGCTCGCAGGACGCCGAGATCAAGCGCACGGCGCAGGACCTCGAAGCGGTGTTCGACGTTCCGGTCACGGTGTCCGCGGTGCTCGGCAAGTCGTCGATGGAAGTCAGCCAGCTTCTCAAGCTCGGCAAGGGCACCGTGGTCGAGCTGGACCGCAAGGTCGGCGAGGCGATCGACATCTATGTCAACGACCGGCTGGTCGCGCGCGGCGAGGTCGTCCTCGTCGAGGACCGGCTGGGCGTCACCATGACGGAAATCATCAAAGCCGGTCAGTCGTAA